Proteins found in one Nitrosopumilus maritimus SCM1 genomic segment:
- the fen gene encoding flap endonuclease-1 yields the protein MGLNLKDLVVREKTTLEAFSNKVIAIDAYNAIYQFLASIRGPDGLQLSDSEGRITSHLSGLLYRNVNFLSLGIKPVYVFDGKPPSLKTAEIERRKQIKMDATIKYEKAIADGNMEDARKYAQQTTSMKDGMVKESKQLLTYFGIPYIEAPSEGEATAAHLTNTGQAYASASQDFDSILCGAKRLVRNFTNSGRRKIPNKNTYIDIVPEIIETQKTLDSLELTREELIDVGILIGTDFNPNGFERVGPKTALKMIKQHSKLEEIPQIQEQLEEIDYQEIRKIFLNPEVADVKEIVFENVNYEGMSNYLVRERSFSEDRVNSTLNRLKKALEKKSQNLDQWF from the coding sequence ATGGGATTAAATCTAAAAGATTTAGTTGTCAGAGAAAAAACCACACTAGAGGCATTTTCAAACAAAGTAATTGCGATTGATGCATACAATGCTATCTACCAATTTTTAGCAAGTATAAGAGGTCCAGACGGGTTACAATTATCAGATTCAGAAGGCAGAATTACTAGTCATCTCAGTGGGTTACTGTACAGAAATGTAAATTTTCTATCTCTAGGAATAAAACCAGTTTACGTATTTGATGGAAAACCACCATCTCTAAAAACAGCAGAAATTGAGCGTAGAAAACAAATCAAAATGGATGCAACCATAAAATATGAAAAAGCAATTGCAGATGGAAATATGGAAGATGCTAGAAAATATGCTCAACAGACAACAAGTATGAAAGATGGGATGGTAAAAGAATCAAAGCAACTTTTGACATATTTTGGCATACCATACATTGAAGCACCATCAGAGGGGGAAGCAACTGCAGCCCATCTCACAAACACAGGTCAAGCATATGCTTCAGCAAGTCAAGACTTTGACTCAATTTTGTGTGGAGCAAAAAGATTGGTGAGAAATTTTACAAATAGCGGTAGAAGGAAAATCCCAAACAAGAACACATACATCGATATTGTTCCAGAGATTATTGAAACACAAAAAACATTAGACTCACTAGAATTAACACGTGAAGAATTAATTGATGTTGGAATTTTAATTGGGACAGACTTTAATCCAAATGGATTTGAAAGAGTAGGTCCAAAAACCGCACTAAAAATGATCAAACAACATTCAAAGTTGGAAGAGATTCCACAAATTCAAGAGCAGTTAGAAGAAATAGATTATCAAGAAATTAGAAAAATATTTTTGAATCCAGAAGTTGCAGATGTAAAAGAAATTGTTTTTGAGAATGTCAACTATGAAGGAATGAGCAATTATCTTGTAAGAGAAAGAAGTTTTTCTGAAGACAGAGTAAATTCAACATTGAATCGATTGAAAAAGGCATTAGAAAAGAAAAGCCAAAACTTGGATCAGTGGTTTTGA
- a CDS encoding Lrp/AsnC ligand binding domain-containing protein, whose amino-acid sequence MTDAYVMLNCELGAETEIIEKLKELEQVVDVFETIGTHDMLVKLQAENFEKIREIVSWNIQKLDKVRSTATLIKKDN is encoded by the coding sequence ATGACTGATGCTTACGTTATGTTAAATTGTGAGTTAGGCGCAGAAACTGAAATTATTGAAAAACTCAAAGAACTTGAACAAGTCGTAGATGTCTTTGAAACTATTGGAACTCATGATATGCTAGTCAAATTACAAGCTGAGAATTTTGAAAAGATTAGAGAGATCGTTTCTTGGAATATTCAAAAATTAGACAAAGTTCGTTCTACTGCAACTCTCATAAAAAAAGATAATTAA
- a CDS encoding SRPBCC family protein, whose amino-acid sequence MVKSVKKSFHTGTVKKTIKIKASKDKVWRKVSNIVGLPTWLVDVKKTVYLSKKKKDVGAIRLITFADGNQIEEHVVAWKTGEYFTYVATEGLPLRAYVATISIKPKSKNLVELTWQSYINSKKMSEKQFTDFLLFMGSFYEASLENLKTLLEK is encoded by the coding sequence ATGGTTAAATCTGTAAAAAAATCATTTCATACAGGCACAGTCAAAAAAACAATAAAGATCAAAGCATCAAAAGACAAAGTTTGGAGAAAAGTTAGCAATATTGTAGGACTGCCAACATGGTTAGTCGATGTAAAAAAAACAGTTTATCTTTCTAAAAAGAAAAAAGACGTAGGAGCAATAAGATTAATCACATTTGCAGATGGAAACCAAATAGAAGAACATGTGGTAGCATGGAAGACAGGTGAATATTTTACGTATGTAGCAACTGAAGGTTTACCATTAAGGGCATATGTGGCAACAATATCAATTAAACCAAAATCAAAAAATCTTGTAGAATTAACATGGCAATCATATATCAATAGTAAAAAAATGTCAGAAAAGCAATTTACAGACTTCTTATTGTTTATGGGTTCATTTTATGAAGCATCACTTGAAAATCTAAAAACACTGTTAGAAAAATAA
- a CDS encoding exonuclease SbcC produces MVFGWGKKKQEEKVVEEIPQSKDVSLDDVEKIVDDLKKLRESQTVSEVKHLRNSTAPLIEDLIKIGNMLEKDTLNVDDIDKHLAVIVVRGKKQVIDVIKRGVVSLPDVSSIESAKKLDNSLNQILKKVGDVLGRQTRVIHIFAKKYANQLKDNLEVMNQNRSNIHDVLQNFENTESTSSEIINALKKIETLKSKKIEKDQKIINTNNELESTKEQLSSLEKNIDEIKSSDEYKKYLESKKSLELFENEKAKIKNEINSQFTKISRPLGRYEYTSSLEKDQKNILTKLVENPFDVLTSENKDSIIVILENVRKNVTSGSISVKDVEKTLSQITETVETLDGFISQVSTYFQKHQKMSNDLDSLRSEKLTSLESEFAKTSDSKNDLELKSETFQGEIDEIDTSIPQLVTEIEKKLRSFSNTKYTVLMS; encoded by the coding sequence ATGGTCTTTGGATGGGGCAAAAAGAAACAAGAAGAAAAAGTTGTAGAAGAGATCCCTCAGTCAAAAGATGTCTCTCTTGATGATGTTGAGAAAATTGTAGATGATCTGAAAAAACTACGCGAATCCCAAACAGTATCTGAGGTAAAACATCTTCGAAATAGTACTGCTCCTCTAATTGAGGATTTAATCAAAATTGGAAACATGCTTGAAAAAGACACTCTGAATGTTGATGACATTGATAAACATCTTGCCGTTATTGTTGTTAGAGGAAAAAAACAGGTAATTGATGTAATTAAGAGAGGTGTTGTCTCTCTTCCAGATGTATCTTCAATTGAAAGTGCAAAGAAACTAGATAATTCTTTGAATCAAATTTTAAAAAAAGTGGGTGATGTTTTGGGACGTCAAACTAGAGTTATTCATATTTTTGCCAAAAAATATGCTAATCAATTAAAAGATAATTTGGAAGTTATGAATCAAAATCGTTCTAACATTCATGATGTTCTTCAAAATTTTGAAAACACGGAATCTACTTCTAGTGAAATTATTAATGCATTAAAAAAAATTGAAACTCTAAAATCTAAAAAAATAGAAAAAGATCAAAAAATTATCAACACAAATAATGAATTAGAATCCACAAAAGAACAACTTTCCTCTTTAGAAAAAAATATTGATGAGATTAAATCCTCTGATGAATATAAAAAATATCTTGAATCAAAAAAATCCCTTGAATTATTTGAAAATGAAAAAGCAAAAATCAAAAATGAAATCAACTCTCAGTTTACAAAGATTTCTAGACCTCTTGGTAGATATGAGTACACATCATCTTTAGAAAAAGATCAAAAAAACATCCTCACCAAATTAGTAGAAAATCCCTTTGATGTATTGACTTCTGAAAATAAAGATTCTATAATTGTGATCTTAGAAAATGTTCGAAAAAATGTCACATCTGGTTCTATATCTGTAAAAGATGTTGAAAAGACATTATCACAAATCACTGAAACTGTAGAAACCTTAGATGGATTCATTTCTCAAGTTTCAACATATTTTCAAAAACATCAAAAAATGTCTAATGATTTAGATTCTCTTCGATCTGAAAAATTAACCTCATTGGAATCTGAATTTGCTAAAACATCTGATTCGAAAAATGATTTAGAACTAAAGTCTGAAACGTTTCAAGGTGAGATTGATGAAATTGACACTAGCATACCCCAACTTGTTACTGAAATAGAGAAAAAATTGAGGTCATTTTCTAATACAAAATACACCGTTTTGATGTCCTAA
- a CDS encoding Mov34/MPN/PAD-1 family protein — protein MLFKKKKFERKVILNKEVLDSILSYCQMKHPNEGILILKGKSKNGEINIDGLVIPPFNYTGPTFAGFPHSFLPFDMSYVGIVHSHPSGSAEPSVTDLHNFFGLVSLIVKSPYSDESVFAWDSSGNAIPLSIKQ, from the coding sequence ATGTTGTTCAAAAAGAAAAAATTTGAACGCAAAGTTATCCTTAACAAAGAAGTTCTTGATAGTATTCTCTCATATTGTCAAATGAAACATCCTAATGAAGGAATCTTAATTCTCAAAGGAAAATCAAAAAACGGTGAAATTAACATTGATGGACTAGTAATTCCTCCATTTAATTACACTGGACCTACATTTGCAGGATTTCCACACTCTTTCTTGCCTTTTGATATGAGCTATGTTGGAATTGTGCATTCACATCCAAGTGGCTCAGCAGAACCTTCTGTTACTGATTTGCATAATTTCTTTGGATTGGTTTCTTTAATTGTCAAATCTCCGTATTCTGATGAATCTGTCTTTGCTTGGGATAGTAGTGGCAATGCTATCCCCCTCTCAATAAAACAATAA
- a CDS encoding nitroreductase family protein: MAPDVKEEKIYPLGYEPETTPESTDPNVRNQLINFILKSGPTEVVDTDLFAVMAKRRSTRKFLDKPVETAKIDKIIAAADTAPTAGNYQGFEIFYVKSPEKKKQLIEACNNQPYVNAPVVLVFCKNPSRVKFDFPEYVLKKFAIQDATLAAGYSQLAAQALGLSSIWIGMFDEQKVMDVIGTDLVPSSVLCIGYPKQTKFPKPRRNLKDLVHVTW; this comes from the coding sequence ATGGCCCCTGACGTAAAAGAAGAAAAAATTTATCCGTTGGGCTATGAACCTGAAACAACTCCTGAATCAACTGATCCTAATGTAAGAAATCAATTGATTAACTTCATTTTAAAATCTGGACCAACTGAAGTTGTAGATACTGATTTGTTTGCAGTTATGGCAAAGAGGCGTTCAACAAGAAAATTTTTGGATAAACCTGTTGAAACTGCAAAAATAGATAAAATTATTGCAGCAGCTGATACTGCTCCAACTGCTGGAAACTATCAAGGCTTTGAAATTTTTTACGTAAAAAGTCCTGAAAAGAAAAAACAACTAATTGAAGCATGTAACAATCAACCTTATGTTAATGCACCTGTGGTGTTAGTTTTCTGTAAAAATCCTTCTAGAGTAAAATTTGATTTTCCTGAATATGTTTTAAAAAAATTTGCCATTCAAGATGCTACTTTGGCAGCTGGATATTCTCAATTAGCTGCACAGGCTTTAGGATTGAGTTCGATTTGGATTGGAATGTTTGATGAACAAAAGGTAATGGATGTAATTGGAACTGATTTGGTGCCTTCTTCTGTATTGTGTATTGGATATCCTAAACAAACTAAATTCCCAAAGCCAAGACGAAATCTCAAGGACTTGGTTCATGTAACGTGGTAA
- a CDS encoding response regulator — protein MSIRALVIDDEKETLDLFSELLTTHNIQVVGKGHNGQEALFLFQKLKPDVVYLDVSMPVYDGLYALEKIREINPNAIVFLIVEKMSLKSEMKMNRLNPSFVFREPLDVDEIIQNTHRFCLPPKDELENMQKTMITLALKNTLLELGHDELDKVMSILKKDYNLTLDDCYDNPEDLKHVLQDLFGESYDDILQSLRSNMKEISSHHSTKTFISNLHE, from the coding sequence ATGAGCATTCGTGCATTGGTTATAGATGATGAAAAAGAAACACTTGATCTATTTTCTGAACTTTTGACTACTCACAATATCCAGGTTGTTGGTAAGGGACATAATGGTCAAGAGGCACTATTTTTGTTTCAAAAATTAAAACCCGATGTTGTATATCTTGATGTCTCAATGCCTGTTTATGATGGATTGTATGCTTTGGAAAAAATTCGAGAAATTAATCCAAATGCAATAGTTTTCTTAATTGTTGAGAAAATGTCCTTAAAATCTGAAATGAAAATGAATCGATTGAATCCTTCTTTTGTATTTCGAGAACCTCTTGATGTTGATGAAATAATTCAAAATACTCATCGTTTTTGTTTGCCTCCAAAAGATGAATTAGAAAACATGCAAAAAACAATGATTACTTTGGCATTAAAAAATACATTACTTGAATTAGGTCATGATGAACTTGACAAAGTAATGTCAATCCTGAAAAAAGACTATAATTTAACATTAGATGACTGTTATGATAATCCAGAAGATCTAAAACATGTTTTACAAGATTTGTTTGGTGAATCGTATGATGACATCCTCCAATCCTTAAGATCTAACATGAAAGAAATTTCATCACACCATTCAACTAAAACCTTTATTTCAAATTTGCATGAATGA
- a CDS encoding TrmB family transcriptional regulator has translation MKSVIVEENQDLSLDNIEKSFEKIQIELEKFGLSANQSKVYMFLGKYGTKTASEINQALKIPRTETYHILSTLQNKGIVSAMFGHPVKFTAIEITNAMTQIINSEKQKIKKLENQKTSLIKLWETIPIRTNEEKVEEKFQMLQGENQINSKINEMMNTQEEVLMIGNEKDFANFYHTNILDNVNELKKFKILTTSTKTNYVYENLNNDNIKVLPEQIANNLCFIVKDNEVLFYLKNNSKKESTAMWTNSSAMNYSKKLLFEELWKKSMEFKNE, from the coding sequence ATGAAGAGTGTAATAGTAGAAGAAAATCAGGATTTATCATTAGATAATATTGAAAAATCCTTTGAAAAGATCCAAATAGAATTAGAGAAATTTGGACTTTCTGCAAATCAATCTAAAGTCTACATGTTCCTAGGAAAATATGGTACCAAAACAGCATCAGAGATTAATCAGGCACTAAAAATTCCTAGAACAGAAACATATCATATTTTATCCACATTACAAAACAAGGGAATTGTGTCTGCAATGTTCGGACATCCTGTAAAATTTACGGCAATAGAGATTACAAATGCAATGACACAAATAATTAACTCTGAGAAACAAAAAATCAAAAAGTTAGAGAATCAAAAAACATCTTTGATTAAACTTTGGGAAACAATTCCAATTAGAACTAATGAAGAAAAGGTAGAAGAGAAATTCCAAATGCTTCAAGGCGAAAATCAAATTAATTCAAAAATTAATGAAATGATGAATACACAAGAAGAAGTATTAATGATTGGTAATGAAAAAGACTTTGCTAATTTTTATCATACAAATATCTTAGATAACGTTAATGAGTTAAAAAAATTCAAGATACTTACAACATCTACAAAAACAAACTATGTATATGAAAATCTAAACAATGACAACATCAAAGTTTTACCAGAACAAATTGCTAATAATCTATGTTTCATCGTAAAAGATAATGAAGTCTTGTTTTATTTGAAAAACAATTCAAAAAAAGAATCAACAGCTATGTGGACAAATTCAAGTGCCATGAATTATTCAAAAAAATTACTTTTTGAAGAGTTGTGGAAAAAATCAATGGAGTTCAAAAATGAGTAA
- a CDS encoding matrixin family metalloprotease: MVANTFAKKDYINALDEIENQQFQLLQRKAKFLQNELTKTSSQINDFEIDSLNDLTHDSSFKNNKKHNQNSLKLNFDTKIISIKHLVLFASFVFFSIMTPFLINTYFLHDDIVADAVVLESPMKTKFLIENLRGDTIDTVKSWRILDGDALNVNLINGDILTSEQHNAVLKVINSTDSILIDDHIINRGPPGSESIYFLGWAGAMEEAAKTDTAYTVPTTFNIFQSENGEGQIIINFSNLIDTDGFTGYTKSVIQDGEILKSYITIYDVDNLDASELATIVRHEFGHALGLGHSTDPEDLMAPTILTEFPYISECNVDAMRVLYNGHESGMAVCKK; this comes from the coding sequence ATGGTTGCAAACACCTTTGCAAAAAAGGACTATATCAATGCCCTAGATGAAATTGAAAATCAACAATTTCAATTACTTCAAAGAAAAGCCAAATTTTTACAAAATGAATTAACAAAAACTAGTTCACAAATTAATGACTTTGAAATTGATTCATTAAATGATTTAACACATGATTCTAGTTTTAAAAATAATAAAAAACATAATCAAAATTCTTTAAAACTTAATTTTGATACAAAAATAATTTCAATTAAACATCTCGTGCTTTTTGCATCATTCGTGTTTTTTTCAATTATGACTCCATTTTTGATTAATACATATTTTCTACACGATGATATTGTAGCTGATGCTGTTGTTCTTGAGTCTCCTATGAAAACAAAATTTTTAATTGAAAATTTACGTGGTGACACAATTGATACTGTAAAGTCTTGGAGAATATTAGATGGTGATGCATTAAATGTTAATCTAATTAATGGAGATATTTTAACATCTGAACAACACAATGCTGTATTAAAAGTCATTAATTCTACAGACTCTATACTAATAGACGATCATATTATTAATCGAGGTCCACCAGGCTCTGAATCTATATATTTTCTAGGTTGGGCTGGTGCAATGGAAGAAGCTGCAAAAACTGATACTGCCTACACAGTCCCTACAACTTTCAATATCTTTCAATCTGAAAATGGTGAAGGTCAAATCATAATTAATTTTTCAAATTTGATTGATACTGATGGTTTTACAGGATACACCAAATCTGTCATACAAGATGGTGAAATATTAAAATCATATATCACAATTTATGATGTTGATAACTTGGATGCATCTGAATTAGCAACAATTGTACGACATGAATTTGGACATGCTTTGGGACTAGGTCATTCTACCGATCCAGAAGACCTAATGGCTCCTACAATACTGACTGAATTTCCTTATATTTCAGAATGCAATGTAGATGCTATGCGGGTATTGTATAATGGGCACGAATCAGGAATGGCAGTGTGTAAAAAATGA